A single Lolium perenne isolate Kyuss_39 chromosome 6, Kyuss_2.0, whole genome shotgun sequence DNA region contains:
- the LOC139832181 gene encoding uncharacterized protein translates to MPHHRNWDDSPPDYVFDAGQSDSELFSIALEHNGFFCGLGINMTYVSSTIEHFDYCSTANFSLDVIDEILGIFGYHRDEKLHVFWCLPGKGISDGLVAIDTDTDTAEMIRASRFHKTLVLMVDHSNFVRILREHVIVNGGQSFPAVISPRKVATPVSSDHGEASSSTLIVEAHKNGTKGWQSADSESDPDCDFHDSDCNAEDGDDDLFVDNVDREVNDHNERAVIEEP, encoded by the exons aTGCCGCACCACCGTAACTGGGATGATAGTCCGCCAGACTATG TTTTTGATGCAGGACAAAGTGATTCTGAGCTTTTCTCCATTGCATTGGAACACAATGGGTTTTTCTGCGGTTTGGGAATAAACATGACTTATGTCAGTTCAACTATTGAACACTTCGACTACTGCAGTACTGCGAACTTTTCTCTTGATGTGATAGATGAAATTCTGGGAATATTTGGCTATCACAGAGATGAGAAGCTGCATGTATTTTGGTGCTTGCCAGGGAAGGGAATTAGTGATGGTTTAGTGGCTATTGACACAGATACAGACACAGCTGAAATGATTAGAGCCAGTCGGTTTCACAAGACTCTTGTGCTAATGGTTGATCATTCAAACTTTGTGAGGATTTTGAGAGAACATGTCATCGTAAATGGAGGTCAAAGCTTCCCTGCTGTCATTAGTCCAAGGAAAGTAGCAACACCTGTTTCTTCAGATCATGGGGAAGCATCAAGTTCAACTCTAATTGTTGAAGCACATAAGAATGGCACCAAAGGATGGCAGTCTGCTGATAGTGAGAGCGACCCTGACTGTGATTTCCATGATAGTGACTGCAATGCTGAAGATGGAGATGATGATTTATTTGTTGATAATGTTGACAGAGAAGTAAACGATCACAATGAGAGGGCTGTCATTGAGGAACCGTGA